The following proteins are co-located in the Hemicordylus capensis ecotype Gifberg chromosome 11, rHemCap1.1.pri, whole genome shotgun sequence genome:
- the MMGT1 gene encoding ER membrane protein complex subunit 5, with translation MMAAASLWKGLVGVGLFALAHAAFSAAQHRSYMRLTEKEDETLPIDIVLQTLLAFAVTCYGIVHIAGEFKDMDATSELKNKTFDTLRNHPSFYVFNHRGRVLFQSPDTVSSSSNQGALSSGASLKLRKLEPLRR, from the exons ATGATGGCGGCCGCCTCGTTGTGGAAAGGGCTGGTCGGGGTCGGACTCTTCGCCCTGGCGCACGCGGCCTTCTCCGCCGCGCAGC ATCGCTCCTACATGAGATTAACAGAAAAAGAAGATGAAACCTTGCCAATAGAT ATAGTTCTTCAAACACTGTTGGCCTTTGCTGTTACTTGTTATGGAATAGTACACATTGCAGGAGAATTTAAAGACATGGATGCCACTTCAGAACTAAAAAATAA GACATTTGACACATTAAGGAACCATCcatctttttatgtatttaatcACCGGGGCAGAGTATTATTCCAGTCCCCGGACACTGTCAGTTCGTCCTCCAACCAGGGTGCTTTGTCGTCCGGCGCATCTCTGAAGTTGCGAAAACTTGAGCCTCTCCGCCGTTAA